One Desmodus rotundus isolate HL8 chromosome 10, HLdesRot8A.1, whole genome shotgun sequence genomic window, TACTTTCACTGTGTAAATCCGGGCCGTGTACCCCCTTGTTTTCGTCAATGATAGGCTGACTGCACCTCAGATTTGTCTTAATGCTTTCAGGGTGCCTCTGCCCTCTCGATGTCCTGTTGCTGAACTTCTGTTAATCTGCTGTTTGTTGATGACCTTAATTAACACTGCAAAGAAAAACAGATGACCAAGTTCAATGTCACTTGAAAGTCAGCAGCTTTGATACCGAGGGAAAGGGAGCTCATTGGTGTAGTGGCCATTTCTTGTTTTCAGTTCCTCAGAGccttttattgtctttatttctaaatttgaatAAGTGTGGACATTCCTACATTTATAGCTTTTACCTCCAACAACGTTAGTATATTTTCCGACTAATGGATGAAGTGATCTTATATTCGTctacatcttttgttttaaacttcAAAATGCTGCCCTCCCCTGTCTCGTATTTTGAAGTTTGATGAACAAACTTGGACTTCGGTTATGCCCCCTGGCCCCCAAATCTTCATCTCCGTGGGGTGAAACAGAGTGCGATTGGTGAAGGCTCTCATCAGAAAGCTCTTCATCTGCTTTCCAACCTCACGCCTTTCTCAGCCGCTCTGCCAGCTCTGGGGGGTCCTTCTCAAGGCGCGGGGACCCCACACCGCCCGGCGCCTTCAGCCAGGGACACCAAGTGGTTTGAACAAGGGCAGGGTCATGGGTTTTATGTTGTTTCCAGTGTCCTTTCTGGTGATGCCCACTGTTCTCTGGGCCTTTGGTGACAAAATGTGTAGCACGGTGCCTTCCGAAAATGGTCTAGGCTGATTACACTAGTTTTGTTGTAACTTCCTGTAATGATGGTCTTTGTCCTGTGCATTTCGATGTCCTTAGGATAAGTTTCTGGAAGTGGGATTATTGGGCCTTATGTATTGCTAACTTGccctgggtttttttgttttctttttttttcaggaggtggttataaaacattttttttacttaaaaacaaggCCTCTCTGGGGCTGTCCACATGGATATATGTGTTACACGTGACTGAGCCTAAGCGAAGGCATGAAACATGAGTGACATAAGATCATACTGGAGGgtgttttataagaaataaacattgctGTTTGTAGCCACAGCGGTTCTCTGCTGAGGCTGCATCCTGGGAAAGGAAACGCCTTCGGGTCGGGAGAGCATCCATAGCAGCAGGCGGAGCGAGACGGACTTCTTGTGTTAAATGGCTCTCAGCACAGGCTATATCAATTTATGTTACTTTCAAAAGGCTTGCTTTGCCACATGTCTGCCAGCACTAAGGATTATCAGAAACCAGGGTGGATTTGGTAAGCCAAAAGTGGTTTctcatgattttaatttatatctctctAATTTTATTGGTAGGCAGTTGGTTTTTATTGGTAGAGTTGTTCTCCACAGTTCCTTCCTCTGCTTTTGTAAGGGTTCATTTGGATGAATGTCTGTTTTCTACTTATAAGCAGTGTGACGCGTTAGAGCAAAGCGGGAAGAAATACACTTAGATGCCCTGTGAGGCCCTTAGTCACTGCTATCGATCGCTCGTGTTTGGGGCTTTCCTTACGAGGGCAAAATAGAAAACAGGACCGGATCTTTGGCTTTAAAAAGCATCATCTTTGGTATTTGAAATGAAAGGGGTAGAAATGTTTTTCCTGCTGCCGACAGTGAGTAGCCACCCCATTTACTAGCTCTCATTTTCCCAGCAAAAGATACCGTACCTGCCTCCAACTGTTCTGAGCCAAATCCCGAGCTTTCTCCATGTGGAGGACATTGCTTTCTTCTGATGTAATATTTCTCTGCTTGGAGAGTTAGACAATAGGAGGCTCCCCGCTACTTCCCCCACATACCACCAccaacccctcctccccacacgcTTTTCCCAGCTCCTTAAAAGAGACAAATCTATTCTGCCTTCTCCTCAGTCATTTTTTCCCtagacagttaaaaaaaaaaaaaaaaggagggaggtggaataAGCTTATAAGCAAACATCACACAGGTGTGCCCTTGGTATTGGGATGCCAAGATCTGTCACTGATATTTGGTGCCTTCCCCTCGGTTTGGGCTCCCGCTCCGCCTGCTGCAGTGCACGCTCGCTTCCTGTCCGAAGCGTCAGACTTCAGCCAGGTGTCCTGCCAGCTGTGTGTGGTGTAGCTACTTCACTTTAGTATTACCCACCATCGTTAGGGAGCTTTgcaatggggaggggggtggtaattttattttctgtgagaaCTCCTAAGCAGATGAGGTGTGTGTTGTTGGTCGGAggttgggagggggaagaaaccaaacctgcagGCCTGTTGGTCCCGTGGGGTGGTAACTGTTATCCCCCTGCCGTGCCACCTGCTTCCCTGTGGCTCTAAgtggttttttcctttatttttccccttttaaaactataaaagcagtctctctgcacacacacacacaatttttttgaaaaaaataacccaCTAGTAATCCTACCACCCTGTGTAATAATAGTTCTCTGTCTTTTAATCTTGGCTCAAATGCAGTCTTAGATTTACAATTGTTACCATCTGACATGACAACACTTtgtgttagttttttaaaaaaaatttaccacTCTTAAGTAATCGTCCATGTTGCTATGCAGATTTCctaagtagaattttaaaaaattaaatgtattgggataacattggttaataacattttataaacttGAGGTGTATAACTTTATGATGCGACATCTGTGctttgcattgtgtgctcaccacccacgGTCTGGGCTCCTTCCGTCTCCATATATGTGACCCCATTTGCTCTCTccatcctccctgctccccccgctctggcagccaccactctgttgtctgtgagtgtgtttgtttgtttggtgctttttgttttatatgccGCGCAGAAGTGGGATTCTGTCATTCCTGCCCTTTTCTGTCCACCTTTCTGCACTCAGCGTACTGCTTGCTTTCACCGTCCATCGCGAATGGTGTTTcgtcttttttatggctgagtcctGTTCCATTGTCTGGTCTTCTGTGGAAGGACACATAGCAtaatcaggattttttttaaaggttatgtttagagagaggggaagggagggagagagggaaacatcagtgtgtggtggcctctcgtgcgcccccctactggggaacctggcccacaacctaggcatgtgccctgactgggaattgaacttgcaaccctttggttctcaggccagcactcaatccactgagccacaccaaccagggctcataGTTAGGGTTTTTCTGAGTGTATAACAGTCTTTCAGTTAGTCAACCACTCTCTATCCTTGGACATTTAAACTGCTTGAGTGTgtcttttgtgttattttaataatGCTGTATACTTCTGCCTATAGCTTTtgggaatttttgtttttaggatAAATTTCTGCCAGAGGGCTTCCTGGACCCAAGGATTTCCTGCTTGTCTGGTTTCTAGACAGCTACTATAGTGCTTTCTACAAGAATTGTGTcagcctgccctggccagtggctcaggtggttggagcatcatcccgtgcaCCGAGAGGTCACAGGTTCATCCTCAGTCGgggtgcacatgggaggcaaccggtcaatgtttctctctcacatggacgtttctctttctttcccttcctctctctaaaaatcaataaacatatcctggggtgaggattaaaaaaaaaagaaaagaaaggaaaaaagaaaaaagaaaaagaattgtgtCAGTCTGTGTCCACAAAGACTTTGAGTATAAACATGCTTTAAGAAGTACGTGAGCCAGTAAGGCTCTGGGACGTGGGGCAGGTGCAGGACTTGCGGGCTGGGCAAGGGAGGCAGTGGGTTTTCTTCCCCTGCCTGGAGGCCTGAGCTCGCCAGCTTTGTGTCTCACTGGGCGTGTGGGGGCGGTTTCCTACGCAAGGCCTGTTTCCAAGGGCTTTGGGTTTCCTCCACTGCCATAGGTCTGTGGCTCTGCTTTTCCAGATCATGGAATAAACTggtagattttcttttcttttcctttcttttcttattaagttaaaaaaaattcagggcATCTCCAAAATGGTTCCCTGGCCGATTTGATAACCGTGCGTTTCTGTAAGGGTCCCCCTGCCCCTCAGGTTCAGTGGTCTATTCACCAAATCAATAAGAGTTTTAGGGTGAACATTAAGGAATCATGTAGATGCTGACTAGAATAAAAAAGCACCCAGGAGCTGATAAAATCTTCTAGAGTGTATGTATGAAACCGCATACATCCCGGCAATAGCACGTCATTTTGAAGTTGATTGAGTTTTATGCAGCCAAAAATGGGAAGTTATACAAAGTTAACGATTACTAAGAATTTATTAGCAGAACTTGTAGCCAGGTCACATATGTGAATCCGAAGTTTGCTAAGGAAAGGAGGTGCTGAGTCATGCATTTTTTTAAGGGGCCGAGTGAGCGATAGTTTGGCCTGTGCGCTGGACCCCAGAACAATGCAGCTCCCTGACAGATGGGGCGAGTGTGCTATGTCTGCGCCCGCTTTTTGGCTATGCAGCTAGCCGGGAATTTCTAAGTATGGAGGTTTAGGGCCTGCCAGGCCTACCACTACGTAGAAACTTttcccccactcctctccctacATCCCTAGCATTTTGGAAACCTGCTGGGGTGAAACACAAATGTGCAACCTCCAGTAGTGTAAGGCGTCGTGCGTGGGGGCGCGCTGGCTGAGTGTCGGCGTGAGAGGtgtgcagtgaagagtgtgccgGGCGGAGTCCAGCAGGAGCCTGGTGATCAgtttctgttctctgtttctgttccagCCCTTGCCAGCGTCCAGCCATGGGGGATATGAAAACTCCAGATTTCGATGACCTTCTGGCTGCCTTTGACATCCCAGACCCCACCAGCCTTGATGCGAAGGAGGCCATCCAGACCCCCAGCGAGGAGAATGAGAATGCCCTCAAACCTCCGGGCATGTGTATGGAAGAGAGCATGTCCTTGTCTCACCCAGGGTCGGCCTCAGATGTGCCGGCCGTGAGTGTCATCGTCAAGAACACCAGCCGCCAGGAGTCGTTTGAAGCGGAGAAAGACCACATCGCTCCCAGCCTCCTGCACAATGGGTTCCGGGGCTCGGACCTGCCTCCAGAAGCCCACAGCTTGGGCCACAACTGTGGGAAGTTCGATTCTGCCTTTATGAATGGAGACAGTGCCAGGAGTTTCCCGGGCAAGCTGGAGCCTTCCAAGTCAGAACCGCTGCCGACCTTTAACCAGTTCAGTCCCATCTCCAGCCCGGAGCCCGAGGATGGCATCAAAGACAACGGGTTTGGGCTAAAGCCCAAGCACTCGGACAGTTATTTCCCGCCCCCTCCTGTGTGCGGGGCTGTCGCGGGCCCCGTGCTAGAGGCTCTGGCTAAGTTTCCCGTCCCGGAGCTGCATATGTTCGATCACTTCTGTAAGAAAGAGCCCAAGccagagcccctgcccctgggcgGTCCACAGGAGCAGGAGCAAGGGGCACAGGAGGCGGGGGAGCCTCACAAGGAGCTGGATGCCCGCCGCTTCTTTGGGGAGCCTTTGGAGTTCAACAGCCACCCCAGCAACAGTGTTGCGGAGCCCAAGGGGCTCACGGCAGAGCGGGGAGCCTGCTCGTCCGTCCCCCCGAGGCAGCGCCTGAAGCCAGCTCATTCCAAGCTGTCCTCTTGCGTGGCGGCCCTGGTGGCCCTGCAGGCCAAACGCGTCGCCAGTGTCACCAGGGAGGAGCAGCCCGGCCACACCAAGGATCCCTCAGGGCCCATGAAAGAGGGCTCCAAGGGCAGCCCCAAAATGCCCAAGTCACCAAAGAGTCCCCGGAGCCCTCTGGAGGCCGCCCGGAAAAGCACCAAGCCATCGGACAGCCCTCGGAGCATCTGCAGCGACAGCAGCAGCAAAGGCTCCCCTTCCGTGGCTGCCAGCTCCCCGCCAGCAATTCCCAAAGTCAGAATCAAAACCATCAAGACGTCGTCGGGGCAGATCAAACGGACCGTCACAAGGATCCTGCCGGACCCTGATGACCCCGGTAAGTCCCCTGTGGGGTCACCTCTGGGGACCGCCACGGAGGCCCCAACAAGTGAGGCACTGGAGGAGGAAGCCAGCAGCGCCCTGCCTGCAGCGGAGCACTTTCCAGAGGGGGCCACCTGCGCAGGGAGCCCCCAGGGGGACAGGAAAGGGGCTGAGAGCGCGCCCAAGGCCAGTGAACCCGCGTCTCCCAGTGGCAGCTCTGGGTCCCGAGTCCCAAAGGCGGCGGCAGCCCCTGGCTCTCAGGCGGGCAAGAAGTCGCAGCAGAGCGCGGGGCTGCAGGCCTCCGCCCCGGCCTCTGCCAACCTCCTGCCCAAAGCCGTGCACCTGGCCAACCTGAACCTGGTCCCCCACAGCGTGGCCGCCTCCGTGACGGCCAAGTCCTCCGCGCAGAGGCGGAGCCAGCCACAACCCACGCAGATGTCAGTGCCCCTGGTGCACCAGGTGAAAAAGGCCGCCCCGCTGGTCGTGGAGGTCTTCAACAAGGTCCTCCACAGCTCCAACCCCGTGCCCCTCTATGCGCCAAATCTCAGCCCGCCCGCTGATAGCAGGATCCACGTGCCCGCCAGTGGCTACTGCTGCCTGGAGTGCGGGGACGCATTTGCCTTAGAGAAGAGCCTGAGCCAGCACTACGGCCGGCGCAGCGTCCACATCGAGGTGCTGTGCACTCTCTGCTCCCAGACGCTGCTCTTCTTCAACAAATGCAGCCTGCTGCGGCACGCCCGCGACCATAAGAGCAAGGGGCTCGTCATGCAGTGCTCGCAGTTGCTGGTGAAGCCCATCTCTGCGGACCAAATGTTCGCCGCGGCCCCCGCGAACTCCTCCGCCCCTGCAGTCCCGGCCCCTGTGCCCgcgcccccaccctctcccaaaCACGGCCCCACCATTCCAGCTCTGCCGCTCTACCCAGACCCCGTGAGGCTGATCCGGCACGGG contains:
- the ZNF592 gene encoding zinc finger protein 592 isoform X3; the protein is MGDMKTPDFDDLLAAFDIPDPTSLDAKEAIQTPSEENENALKPPGMCMEESMSLSHPGSASDVPAVSVIVKNTSRQESFEAEKDHIAPSLLHNGFRGSDLPPEAHSLGHNCGKFDSAFMNGDSARSFPGKLEPSKSEPLPTFNQFSPISSPEPEDGIKDNGFGLKPKHSDSYFPPPPVCGAVAGPVLEALAKFPVPELHMFDHFCKKEPKPEPLPLGGPQEQEQGAQEAGEPHKELDARRFFGEPLEFNSHPSNSVAEPKGLTAERGACSSVPPRQRLKPAHSKLSSCVAALVALQAKRVASVTREEQPGHTKDPSGPMKEGSKGSPKMPKSPKSPRSPLEAARKSTKPSDSPRSICSDSSSKGSPSVAASSPPAIPKVRIKTIKTSSGQIKRTVTRILPDPDDPGKSPVGSPLGTATEAPTSEALEEEASSALPAAEHFPEGATCAGSPQGDRKGAESAPKASEPASPSGSSGSRVPKAAAAPGSQAGKKSQQSAGLQASAPASANLLPKAVHLANLNLVPHSVAASVTAKSSAQRRSQPQPTQMSVPLVHQVKKAAPLVVEVFNKVLHSSNPVPLYAPNLSPPADSRIHVPASGYCCLECGDAFALEKSLSQHYGRRSVHIEVLCTLCSQTLLFFNKCSLLRHARDHKSKGLVMQCSQLLVKPISADQMFAAAPANSSAPAVPAPVPAPPPSPKHGPTIPALPLYPDPVRLIRHGVKCLECHKQIRDHTVMAAHFQRMSEETEGLTCPVCQMLLPNQCSFCAHQRIHTHKSPYCCPECGALCRSAYFQTHVKENCLHYARKVGYRCIHCGVIHLTLALLKSHIQEKHCQVFHKCAFCPMAFKTASSTVDHSTTQHPAQPPKPSQLMYKCSCEMVFHKKRQIQQHFYQDASKAQVGVFKCPECPLLFLQKPELMQHVKSVHGVPRNVEELSSLQSLVDTSSSHPSSRVSTEPPTTSVAARGSSLPSGRWGRSEAHRRAEGKPRLRSTGWTCQECQEWVPDRESYVSHMKKSHGRTLKRYPCRQCEQSFHTPSSLRKHIRNNHDTVKKVYTCGYCTEDGPSFPRPSLLESHISLMHGIRNPDLSQTSNIRPPGRHSPQVNHLKRRVSGAADAPGTSNGVTVSSIKRHKSLFQCAKCSFATDSGLEFQSHIPQHQTDSSTAQCPLCGLCYTSASSLGRHLFIVHKVREQEDEEEAMEEAEPEEGSGEEVSMDTRENGLEECTGEPLSGDPEARRSLGLVPEEDGAQEAQSQPQASRDRDSRVPSPQV